A part of Ursus arctos isolate Adak ecotype North America chromosome X, UrsArc2.0, whole genome shotgun sequence genomic DNA contains:
- the MAGEA4 gene encoding LOW QUALITY PROTEIN: melanoma-associated antigen 4 (The sequence of the model RefSeq protein was modified relative to this genomic sequence to represent the inferred CDS: inserted 1 base in 1 codon; deleted 1 base in 1 codon; substituted 1 base at 1 genomic stop codon) — MIKDLYQRSCSENFVSGQQRGEVRILPGERGPRNWEVRPWCEACLLRSQSQRGPGTMKEVSAASGSLSLLQGPQKTCFSPTAMAVTPSVKSNQGSRSQEEEGPNTLQALPETGTLLGDAIGDKVADLVAFLLLKYRKKELTTQTEMLKIVSKDYQDHFPVIFSQASECMXLVFGADMREVDPSDHSYILVTTVCLTCDRMLSGEQSVPKSVLLINILGVIFMDGSRAXEEEVWEVLSVIGVYAGREHFIYREPRELLTKVWVQEEYLEYRPVPNSDPVCYGFLWGPRAHAKTSKMKILEFLVKVSDTIPSAFPVWYEEALRDEEEGSQARVAARTVVGVQGPEPVSGPYPAASLAPSEV; from the exons ATGATAAAGGACTTG TATCAGAGGTCTTGTTCTGAGAACTTTGTCTCAGGCCAGCAGAGGGGTGAGGTTCGCATCCTGCCAGGGGAAAG GGGACCTAGGAACTGGGAGGTAAGGCCTTGGTGTGAGGCATGCCTCCTCAGATCACAGAGCCAAAGAGGCCCAG GTACCATGAAGGAGGTTTCTGCTGCTTCTGGATCACTAAGTCTTCTCCAGGGTCCTCagaaaacctgcttctcccccactgCCATGGCAGTCACTCCATCAGTCAAATCCAATCAGGGCTCCAGAAGCCAAGAAGAGGAGGGGCCAAACACTTTGCAGGCCCTGCCAGAAACTGGGACCTTGCTTGGAGATGCCATAGGTGATAAGGTGGCTGATCTGGTGGCATTCCTGCTTCTCAAGTATAGAAAAAAGGAGCTGACCACACAGACAGAAATGCTGAAAATTGTCAGCAAAGATTACCAGGACCACTTCCCTGTGATCTTCAGCCAAGCCTCTGAGTGCATGTAGCTGGTCTTTGGTGCTGACATGAGGGAAGTGGACCCCAGTGACCACTCCTACATCTTAGTTACCACCGTGTGCCTCACCTGTGATAGGATGCTGAGTGGTGAGCAGAGTGTGCCCAAGAGTGTCCTACTGATAAATATCCTTGGTGTGATCTTTATGGATGGCAGTCGTG CTGAGGAGGAGGTGTGGGAAGTGCTGAGTGTGATAGGAGTGTATGCTGGTAGGGAGCACTTCATCTATAGGGAGCCCAGGGAGCTCCTCACCAAAGTCTGGGTGCAGGAAGAGTACCTGGAGTACCGGCCAGTGCCCAACAGTGATCCTGTATGCTACGGGTTCCTGTGGGGTCCCAGGGCCCACGCCAAAACCAGCAAGATGAAAATCTTG GAGTTTTTGGTCAAGGTCAGTGATACCATCCCCAGTGCCTTTCCTGTCTGGTATGAGGAAGCCTTGAGAGATGAGGAAGAGGGATCCCAAGCCAGAGTTGCAGCCAGGACTGTAGTGGGGGTGCAAGGACCAGAACCAGTTTCAGGGCCATATCCAGCAGCTTCTCTTGCCCCAAGTGAAGTTTGA